CTCTGCATCCCGCTGCATCAATTGGCTCCTGCTCCCGTTCTCATTGTTCCGTGAAATTCCATCTTCTATCCCAGCGACAGCATTTGCCGAAAATTGCAAAATGGTCGTATCACAACGTCGTATTACCAGCAGACGCAAGCAAGCCCCTTACCGGGGTCAGTGCGCAATGTAACCTCATTTTCAGCGCCATCCCAGCCAGAAAAGACCAGTCACAAAACCATGGGAGCACAAGCCACAGGCATACGCAACAAAGAAAGTAAAAATCATCTGCATGTTTCAtaggcagcatcatctcgcATTTGATAGTATTAGGTCACAGAGTCGCCGGCTTATTACCGGCTTCTGTGCTTCAAGCAGATATCCCTCTATCTAGGTAAACTGGCAAACAAAACTCGCATCCGAGGCTGGTACTCGTACAAGAGGCGTAATTCCATCCAGTTTGCCTCCTGCATTCATCTCTACCGTAGTTGCGCTCCAAACATTGGGGCTGAAATCAACAACTCCATTAACGCCCGGCTATGATATGAAATTCTATGCCGTCGCTTTCACACGACAATACACGATTAAAGACGAACAAATTGAACAAaagtagaaagaagaaagagaagaaaaagaagaagataacaagatggaagaaaaagtatGGTGTCATGTACACAATACAAGGCCATTAGAGAGGATAGATTGATGCTAGCAGGTGACGCCAGATCAGATTCGTCGTTTGATGGAGACATGAGTCTTGGAGGTGTGCGGTGTGCGGTAGTGGTGTGCGGTACTCATAGAGGCTTGATTCTTGTCGTTGTACATAAGGCGtttgagagaaaaggaggtGTGTTTCGTGGTCGGCCGCATCGTCGCCAGTATCATGTTTGCGTTCAGTCTGACTTCTTGCTGCCCCAAACGGGTGCGCCCACTGCTTTGCTGATACCAAGGCCAATGCTGACGGCGGCTCCCACGACTAACACAATGATGAGGATCTTGCAGATGATCTTGTTGCGCGCGCTCAGTCTGGCCATCGGGGTGCAGCGGGTGCGCTGCATCTTGGCGTGCTTGGCCTGCTTCTTCCAGTGGTCCTTTCCGGGCCATACAGGGcagttggcggcggcatccaTGGTCATGCTTTTCCGGCCCGACTTGTCGAGAGAGCTGTGCGAGTTCAGGGCCTCAATGTCTGCGTCAAAGGGGTTGGTTGTTGTCTTTTCCGAGTGCGGGTTGGATGTGATGCTGGTGACGGAGCTGGCATGTGTTGGGACAGCATAGACGCCCACGGTAGGGGTCAGCGCCTTGGCGGGCACAGAAACCTCGACGGTGACCTCGGTCGTGAGGACAACGCTGGAAGTAGACTGCCTCTTGTGGTCGAGAGAAGACATGATGGCGAATAGAGATGGCGAGGGGTTGAAGAGTTGTGTGAGGAGTGGCCAAATGAGAACGAGCCTTGTCAGGCCAAGCGATTTCGAGAATCGGGCAGGCGAGCAAACAGAGTATCCAAGGAATAGAGTCTAGGAGCAATATTAGCTTTTTGCATTAAGAAGAGGAATGAGACGATAAGAAAGGCTGCGTTAAAATGCGGGCAGTCGAAAGGGCGCAAAATCTAATTGCATGGAGAGTGCCCGACTGCAGCCACAGTTTGCATGTCACGAGGAGTGCGCCATATGATATGGACGCATACGGAAAATCATACCTCTGAGTAGCGTGGCACAACGTTTGAATGGAGATTGCGCAATGTCGGTCGTGGGAAATGGAATGGAAACTCAAGTTGTCAAGATGTTCCAGTGGCGTAGAGAATATGCAGCAGTGCTTGAAGTCCGCGGCaatggctgaagaagagaagaagaagaaggagagaatgTGGTGCGATGCAACCACGATGAAGGGAATCGATATTTAGATGCTGGACATTTGCGGGAGCTTGGACCTCTGGAGCAGAAAATAACAAGTCGTTGCGCCGAAAAGGTAAGCAAATTGATTGCTCAGATGAAACTCTTTGTGcaagaacaaagaaatcTGGATCCAGCTCGAGCTACCGAGAATGAGAGAATCGTGGAGAGGTCGAGGAGGAGCGAGAGCGGCAGTGATATTGGAAAAGAGGGAGGCGAGCTGAGCTGGTAGGAGATACAgcgcctctgcagctgctggcgggCGTCGTACAAGTACGGGGTACAGGGCAAGGATGGGTGCAGGTGGTGCTTGGCGCTAGCATTAGCGGACGGGGCAAACAAGAACCAGAGCGTTTGCAGCTGGCAGAGACAGCAGTCCACAAGTACCTGGAGAGTACGCTGTCTCGCAGCGGGAGTCTGCAGCTCGCCAGGTATCCTGCTCGTATATCAGCAGATGATTTAGTGCACACAAGCCTTGATtggtactgtacagtacacTTACCCGTTTGGCCTTGTCTGCTGTACCTTGCTCTGCTGCCCTCGCCAGTCTGCACATCAGGTACAGGTACCAATCGATCACAGCTCGCTTCATCCTCTCCTGCAGCAAAGTAATTGCAGCCAGGGCCAGCGAGATTGCGCGCCCAACGCAGGTGCCGCTCGGGCCATGCAGGGCCTAGAACGGCACTAGCAGCGCCCACTAACGGTCGGCCTTCCGCCACGTTTAGCGCCCCTGGGCCGCCTGGGTCTCTGCCTTTAGTGGGCTTGgtgccctgcagcagctcgcagcCGATGCTGCTAGTGCTGCGAAAGCACCAGATGCGAGCAGCACTAGTGCAGCTACAGGGGCGGGCTTTTGGGGCGTCTGCAGggatgggggggggggggggggggggcgaaACGTGCCCAGATGAAAGGATTTGGCGCGGGCATGGGCCTGGCTCGCATGAGAaaagcagatgatggctgATTTCCTTTGACCCAGAGTGCTGGACTTGTGGTGATTGCTTACAGTACAGGCAGGCGTTGGAATGGGACAGTGCTGTGCAACAACAGAGCAGACAGTGAAGCAGATGCTATCAAGATCTCATATCAGATGCATGTGATGCTTCTGTGCGGCGAGTGATGAAAGCAGCGTGACACAAGCACTGCCCAactgtctctcttttctattCTCctccttcgtcttcttccacatgTCTcggcccccccccttggCGAGTACGAATACACCAACTCGTTTCaacagatgctgcagatggcGATGCGACATGGCATGATGCCCAGATAACGCTACCTCGCAACATCGGCACGGCCATTCGCGCTGGGCAGGCCACGGACGGAGCAAATGTACAGATTCGTTTGCAATGCTGGAGGATGTCCTCCGTGCCAACGTAGCCTTGACATCAGCACATCAGATGCGAACCACCAATTCGTCCCCGCCGGTTTCTCGCTGCCATCTCCCAGGCCCAGGATCCTCCCCTTGACTGCGGCCCAGATCCTGGACGACCACGCGCGTTTGCCGTGCTGCTACTGGACCGAGTGCCTGGCATCTGCATTCGCCTCCCGCCATTTGCGAGTACGAACGGTCCCTCTCGCTCTGGCGCTGTGCTAG
This portion of the Trichoderma atroviride chromosome 6, complete sequence genome encodes:
- a CDS encoding uncharacterized protein (EggNog:ENOG41~TransMembrane:1 (i128-149o)) — its product is MSSLDHKRQSTSSVVLTTEVTVEVSVPAKALTPTVGVYAVPTHASSVTSITSNPHSEKTTTNPFDADIEALNSHSSLDKSGRKSMTMDAAANCPVWPGKDHWKKQAKHAKMQRTRCTPMARLSARNKIICKILIIVLVVGAAVSIGLGISKAVGAPVWGSKKSD